Within Bombus vancouverensis nearcticus chromosome 18, iyBomVanc1_principal, whole genome shotgun sequence, the genomic segment tcttattgtaaataaaagaaattatttatgataaaataaagtttttgaATTATATAAAAACAATTACTTCGTATAATTTGCAAGAAGTAATATTATGTCTTAGAAAATTATTCAATACGCGTTTATTTACTTCTTTATGTAGGTCGCTTTATGTTATTGTTAACAGAACTTTTTTGAATTATACAAATTTCAGTTAATCGATGGCAAACATTTTGATTGGTTGATTTTAGAGTTAAATTATTCAGGTCCGtgaataaaaacaataattattatattataagtaGCGCCTGTGAAATGTGTCGTCACTTATACTAGTATATGTAGGGATGGTAGTGGAATGCTCTACTTCATAGCGTGTTCATGACGCAACTTATTAAATTGCTATGGCGGAGAATTAGTGTatgattaaatttatttactGTTCTGCTCCGTCATTGTGTTTAAGGTAAAGTTTAATTTGGCCTTTAAGAAAAGTCATGGATAGCAATAAAGATGAGGCTGAGCGATGTATGGAACTCGCTGAACGATATCTACGGGAGAAAAGATACGAAGAGGCGGAAAAATTTGTACGTAAAGCACAGAAACTTTACCCAACAAAAAAAGCAGAAGGTAAGGTGGGAAAAACCCACGTcagcttctataaaataacTTAATCAATTCTTAGTTGTCCTTTACTTTATTTACATCTAACCACTAAATTATTGACACTATTGACATTATTTGACATTTTGGAAGAGATCCCTGTTGTATTTTTGGTTTCAAAGATTGTCATTTTTTTTAAAAGATTATTTTAATGTTTATATTGAATTCTTTAAGAAATATGGTTTCATGGTAATCGTGTGTGTCTGAATATTGATCAAGAGAGAAATGTAGTATGAGTAAGCAGAAAATTAAGAGTTTAAGTGAAATTTGTGTAACTATATACTATTTTCTTGTAATTAATGATACATTCACAGATGTATTGGCAAAAGTGACAATGATGTCAAAACAAAATCAACAAAAGTCTGAATCTGAACCTACAATTAAGAAACGTCAAACTGCACCTAAGGAAACTACACATACTCAAGCTTCTAATGATTATACAAAGGAACAGCTTGAACATATTAAAAGGTACTTGTGTCGAATAAAGTTCTAAAATCAtcttaataaaaattttgagatataataataagatttgttattttatcattaatattggTGTAATTCATTTATTTGTAGAATCAAGAAATGCAAAgattattatgaaattttgggtgtAAGCAAAGATGCAACTGATAGTGATATTAAGAAGGCATATAAAAAGTTGGCACTTCAATTACATCCAGACAAAAATAAAGCACCAGGTGCTGCTGAAGCATttaaaggtaaattaaaaaggataataaaagtatatttgAGGCAGATTTATTATGACATATAGTATTATTTATTGATATATAGTATTTATTGTgacatatgtataatttatattgTGTTTAGCCATTGGAAATGCTGTCGCTATACTCACTGATGTGGAAAAAAGAAAGCAGTATGACATGTATGGCCCTGAGGATGAAAGAATGCAAAGTGCTCAAGCTCACCAAAATCATTCACATTACAATTATACAAGGGGATTTGAAGGtacatattataatatcttttgtccaatatttattttttatcataattatttatcataaatttattagatacaTTTATcaccatttattattaaaattattattaataggtTTGTAACAGAGATTGTAATAAGCTTTAAGCCTCACTATGATAAACAAAgaacaatgataataataatagtaataatttatcaatatttattaaaacatatatactgattaaataatttttcctaGCTGACATAACAGCAGAAGAATTGTTCAGTATGTTCTTTGGAGGTGGGTTCCCACAGCAAGAATTTTATATGAGACGCTCTGGAAGGTGGGCGAGACAACAAGAAGCACAAGCTCAACATGTTCATTCTCAGGTATGAAGgaaaaatatagtaatttaatatatttaaaatatagtaattacaatttctttttcaatcAAATCatgcttttttaaataaatattatgattttTAGCAAGCAAATGGATATACCACATTCCTTCAAATGTTGCCTGTGctgttattaatattgttaactATGATGAGCAGTTTCTTTATATCAGATCCTGTATATAGCTTACATTCTAGCGCGTAAGTGTATTCATAATTCGCGACAAATACATTTATGACAAATAATGACGAATAAATTAGtttaaattgataattttatggaatgtttcaattttattatttacgctTTATTTTTTGGCTTCTATCTCTGGTATATTTTAAAGAGAACGATTGACTCGTATGAATGCGATTATATgcaaattttaaatttgtaCACAGAAAATATTCTGTATTGAGAACAACTCAAGGATTAAGGGCGCCCTACTATGTGAAAGAAAACTTTCATACTGAATATCAAGGCAGTTTACGTAGGCTAGAAATTTCTGTTGAAGAAGAATACCTGCATAATTTGAGACATGCCTGTTTTAGAGAGAAAAATTATAGTAAGTATTTTATTCAATTGATTACTAAATGTCCCAGAGTAGCAAACTACGTGTAGTTCTTAGAAATAATAGTCTGTCACACAAGAGTATGCCGACGATATCTCTACAAATATTAATTCGTTTGTGATAAATTTAGTATGGATTAAAAGTACAACTATTTTGCTTTTATTTAATAATGGATCCAATTTCCTCCATTATCGATTATAGTCTGACATCGTTTCGGTATGCTTTCTATCAATTTTTTGGCGTACAGGACTAGTAGGAACTCCATGTTCTTCGAACGCGAGCCATTGAGATTCTAATCTTTAATATGCGTTCTCCCTTtagtttatttttcatagaGGACTACATATTTTCTATCGGACCTGCATTAAATGACTGTGGTGGCCAGCTCAGCATAATGGAAACAAAAAGATCGTTTCAAAACGTATCGCGTAGGCAGTATTCATTTTTCGGATATATATGTTGTATTTCTATTCATTGTCACAAAAGGTACTAAGACCAAGACATTATAAATCACTGCGTATTCCAGAAGACTATATAAGTTTAGAGTATTACACTTTTCCCCACATTAATTATCAAATTTCGTAGATATCATTGGTATACTTTTGTGTGACAGATTGTAAAAAGGGACTTAACATAATAGTCAAAGGATATGtctttatactttggatatatCGTTTCTTTAATCCTTAGGGGAAACGATGATGTGGAAAGCAAGAAACTTTGGAGATCAAGAATTATTTTCCAAAGCTAGAAATATCGAAATGCCCTCATGTAAGAGGGTACAAGATTTGCAAGGCATATAGCGGCGATACTTTTTTGAATAGAATTTTGTTGTAGATAGGTGTATATTGTATTTACACGTGTGTAGTTACTATTTGATGAAATGAAGAATATCAAGTATAATGCTTATGcgtaatatattctatatattcgcgtaaaaatttataaatgatATTCTTCTCGATCCGTCATGAAATTTTACATAGACCATGTAAGCTGTTTGTTCCAACTTAAATTGTAAATTGATTTTAATAGCACGTATGAGGAATTCCAACATACAATATTAATATCatatttaatttagttaatctaacataatttttaaattctttagaCTGAACAGtgcaattttataatataatctaatatatcCAATATGTTGATTAATTTATATGCACTGTTATTCAGAATTATCTATGTATCGTCGCTACGACACGCAGAGGAACATCTGGGTGGCATAGTTAGTGGCAAACATTAATTTTGAAGATTTAGAAGTGTTTCCAATATCTATAAACATCGATTAATATTTGGctgttaataatttatttaaaatcgtgCTGTACTATTTATTGGGTACAGTAATAGATCATCACTTTTGGCTGTtaatcatttatttaaaatcttgCTGTACTATTTATTGGGTATAATAATAGATGTTAGCATGTGATGATTTTGACGCTtttgataaatatattattgcaATATTAAAATTGCTTGTACACGAAAAGGATCTAGATAATAAAGGTAGAA encodes:
- the LOC117160322 gene encoding dnaJ homolog subfamily B member 12 isoform X1; the protein is MDSNKDEAERCMELAERYLREKRYEEAEKFVRKAQKLYPTKKAEDVLAKVTMMSKQNQQKSESEPTIKKRQTAPKETTHTQASNDYTKEQLEHIKRIKKCKDYYEILGVSKDATDSDIKKAYKKLALQLHPDKNKAPGAAEAFKAIGNAVAILTDVEKRKQYDMYGPEDERMQSAQAHQNHSHYNYTRGFEADITAEELFSMFFGGGFPQQEFYMRRSGRWARQQEAQAQHVHSQQANGYTTFLQMLPVLLLILLTMMSSFFISDPVYSLHSSAKYSVLRTTQGLRAPYYVKENFHTEYQGSLRRLEISVEEEYLHNLRHACFREKNYRETMMWKARNFGDQELFSKARNIEMPSCKRVQDLQGI
- the LOC117160322 gene encoding dnaJ homolog subfamily B member 12 isoform X2, whose translation is MNVLAKVTMMSKQNQQKSESEPTIKKRQTAPKETTHTQASNDYTKEQLEHIKRIKKCKDYYEILGVSKDATDSDIKKAYKKLALQLHPDKNKAPGAAEAFKAIGNAVAILTDVEKRKQYDMYGPEDERMQSAQAHQNHSHYNYTRGFEADITAEELFSMFFGGGFPQQEFYMRRSGRWARQQEAQAQHVHSQQANGYTTFLQMLPVLLLILLTMMSSFFISDPVYSLHSSAKYSVLRTTQGLRAPYYVKENFHTEYQGSLRRLEISVEEEYLHNLRHACFREKNYRETMMWKARNFGDQELFSKARNIEMPSCKRVQDLQGI